A genomic window from Prochlorococcus sp. RS04 includes:
- a CDS encoding Villin headpiece domain-containing protein gives MLSLSDMNKNKSNMSFKISRIFAIPLIFSYFFFDANNEFNKVNANVKNSPANKNDLDLYHGMGVSFLCNATRKGFDLDFPKTLNVASATFASVVSQKHGGKIIEKKKEQTVDMKQLQFIASLQLVESALQVCPDNVPEKIEKQFKIETERLKKLQGL, from the coding sequence ATGTTATCTTTAAGTGATATGAATAAAAATAAATCAAATATGAGTTTTAAAATTTCTAGAATTTTTGCAATCCCTCTAATTTTTTCATATTTTTTCTTTGATGCAAATAATGAATTTAATAAAGTAAATGCAAATGTTAAAAATTCACCTGCCAATAAAAATGATTTAGATTTATATCATGGGATGGGTGTTTCATTTCTATGTAATGCGACAAGAAAAGGATTTGATTTAGATTTCCCAAAAACATTAAACGTTGCCTCAGCAACGTTCGCATCAGTAGTATCACAAAAACATGGAGGGAAAATAATAGAGAAGAAGAAAGAACAAACAGTTGATATGAAACAATTACAATTTATTGCATCTCTGCAATTAGTTGAATCAGCTCTTCAAGTATGTCCAGATAATGTTCCTGAAAAAATAGAAAAACAATTTAAAATTGAAACTGAAAGACTCAAGAAATTACAAGGGTTATAA
- a CDS encoding histidine kinase gives MNDKKELKLILIAARNQLSSSDIKSLIAYLESDDCEFKISLQISEPTEQPELLELHRLVAIPALIKLSPAPKQIFAGSNIFSQLQKWLPRWSQEGLTKNLGINLQPSKIDSIRTQKEFLLEDELLVLRQENETLTKRIESQERLLRMVAHELRTPLTAATLAVQSQKLGQIDISKLQEVIKRRLEEIELLSQDLLEVGTTKWEALFNPQKIDLGNISAEVILELEKFWRLRNIEIDTDIPSDLPSVFADQRRMRQVFLNLIENAIKFSKDSGSIKITMIHKTNQWVEITICDKGAGIPLSEQKRIFLDRVRLPQTSEGTSGFGIGLSVCRRIVQVHGGRIWVVSEVGEGSCFHFTVPVWQGQNKEQQYLTKG, from the coding sequence TTGAATGATAAAAAAGAGCTAAAACTAATACTTATAGCAGCTAGAAATCAACTTTCTAGTAGTGATATTAAGTCCCTAATAGCTTACTTAGAATCAGATGATTGTGAATTTAAGATATCTCTTCAGATCTCTGAACCCACAGAGCAGCCAGAATTACTTGAACTACATAGATTAGTCGCTATTCCTGCTCTTATAAAGCTTTCCCCAGCTCCAAAGCAAATATTTGCTGGAAGTAATATTTTCTCTCAATTGCAAAAATGGTTACCAAGGTGGTCACAGGAAGGCTTAACTAAAAATCTTGGCATTAATTTGCAGCCATCTAAAATTGATTCAATAAGAACTCAAAAAGAATTTCTATTGGAAGACGAACTTCTTGTTTTAAGACAAGAAAATGAGACATTAACAAAAAGAATAGAATCTCAGGAAAGATTATTAAGAATGGTCGCGCATGAATTAAGAACACCTTTAACTGCTGCTACCTTAGCTGTTCAAAGTCAAAAACTCGGACAAATAGATATTTCAAAATTACAGGAGGTAATTAAAAGAAGACTTGAAGAGATTGAACTCTTATCTCAAGATCTTTTGGAGGTTGGAACAACTAAATGGGAAGCATTATTTAATCCTCAGAAAATTGATTTAGGTAATATTAGTGCTGAAGTAATACTCGAATTAGAAAAATTCTGGAGATTAAGGAATATTGAAATTGATACTGATATTCCATCTGATCTGCCAAGTGTGTTTGCAGATCAAAGAAGAATGAGGCAAGTATTTTTAAATTTAATTGAAAATGCTATTAAATTTTCTAAAGATTCTGGATCTATAAAAATCACTATGATTCATAAGACAAATCAATGGGTAGAAATAACAATTTGTGACAAAGGTGCAGGTATTCCTTTGAGCGAACAAAAAAGAATTTTTCTTGATAGGGTTAGACTTCCCCAGACTTCTGAAGGAACTTCAGGATTTGGTATAGGGTTATCAGTATGTAGGAGAATAGTACAAGTCCATGGAGGAAGAATATGGGTGGTATCTGAAGTTGGAGAAGGTTCCTGCTTCCATTTCACAGTTCCTGTGTGGCAAGGACAAAACAAAGAGCAACAATACTTGACGAAAGGCTAG
- a CDS encoding SRPBCC family protein, whose amino-acid sequence MNNPQESEDHSKNNDYRTIEQTMEKFSGGTRRLAAQLTTSASFDSLWSVLTDYDRLNLYIPNLLSSKKIFQKGNNVHLKQVGAQDFLGMKFSAEVTIDLFEDKELGLLKFNLIKGDFRKFEGSWKIQNIKNTSTNSLIYDLTVQGCQWMPIGMIEKRLKKDLSENLIAVDRQAKSSKRSL is encoded by the coding sequence ATGAATAATCCTCAAGAATCAGAAGATCATTCTAAGAACAATGATTACAGGACAATTGAGCAGACGATGGAGAAGTTTTCCGGCGGGACAAGACGACTGGCAGCTCAACTTACAACTTCTGCGAGTTTTGATTCTTTGTGGAGTGTTTTAACAGATTATGATCGGCTAAATCTGTACATACCAAATCTTTTATCGAGCAAAAAAATATTTCAGAAGGGAAATAATGTCCATCTTAAACAAGTTGGAGCTCAGGATTTCCTTGGCATGAAGTTTTCAGCTGAAGTAACTATAGATTTATTTGAGGATAAGGAGCTTGGCCTCTTAAAATTTAATTTAATAAAAGGAGATTTTAGAAAGTTTGAGGGTAGTTGGAAAATTCAAAATATTAAAAATACTTCAACAAACTCATTAATTTATGATCTTACTGTTCAAGGTTGTCAGTGGATGCCAATAGGGATGATAGAGAAAAGACTAAAAAAGGATCTTTCAGAAAATTTAATTGCCGTAGACAGGCAAGCAAAATCATCAAAAAGATCGTTATAA
- a CDS encoding FAD-binding oxidoreductase — MYSQAKVIAGGLAHIPVVIAVFYFILTTFNKRALKFVEEAKTKKPESKAVEPKKVAVSKIEAPKAEAPKIVKKKHADVPVNIYRPKTPYEGTVIENYSLLKEGAIGRVNHITFDLKDSDPFLNYVEGQSIGIMPAGEDANGKPHKLRLYSIASTRHGDDFNGNTVSLCVRQLQYEKDGETINGVCSTYLCDIKPGDKVKITGPVGKEMLLPDEEDANIVMLATGTGIAPMRAYLRRMFEPTEKEKNKWNFKGKAWLFMGAPKSANLLYEEDLQRYIAENPDNFKYTKAISREQQNTKGGRMYIQDRVLESANELFNMIEDEKTHIYLCGLKGMEPGIDEAMTKAAEEKGLNWSELRPQLKKAGRWHVETY, encoded by the coding sequence ATGTATTCACAAGCAAAAGTAATCGCAGGCGGATTAGCTCATATACCAGTAGTAATAGCTGTTTTTTATTTTATACTCACAACTTTTAATAAAAGAGCTTTAAAATTTGTTGAAGAAGCCAAAACAAAAAAACCTGAGTCAAAAGCTGTGGAACCTAAAAAAGTCGCTGTTTCAAAAATAGAAGCTCCAAAAGCAGAAGCTCCAAAAATAGTTAAGAAAAAACATGCAGATGTGCCAGTCAATATTTATCGTCCAAAAACACCATATGAGGGAACAGTCATTGAAAACTATAGTCTTCTCAAAGAGGGAGCAATTGGTAGAGTTAATCACATAACTTTCGACCTTAAAGATAGTGATCCATTTTTAAATTATGTAGAAGGTCAAAGTATTGGTATCATGCCTGCTGGTGAAGATGCTAATGGAAAACCTCATAAATTAAGACTATACTCAATAGCTAGCACTAGACATGGTGATGACTTTAATGGAAATACAGTTTCTCTTTGTGTAAGACAGCTTCAGTATGAAAAAGATGGTGAAACCATTAATGGTGTCTGCTCTACTTACTTATGTGATATTAAGCCTGGAGATAAAGTAAAAATAACAGGTCCTGTTGGTAAGGAAATGCTTCTCCCTGATGAAGAGGACGCAAACATTGTTATGTTGGCAACTGGAACAGGAATAGCACCAATGAGGGCTTATTTAAGAAGAATGTTCGAACCAACTGAAAAAGAAAAAAATAAATGGAATTTCAAAGGTAAAGCTTGGTTATTTATGGGCGCTCCAAAATCAGCTAATTTGTTATACGAAGAAGATCTTCAAAGATACATTGCTGAGAATCCAGATAATTTTAAATATACAAAAGCTATTAGTCGCGAGCAGCAAAATACAAAAGGTGGAAGAATGTACATTCAAGACAGAGTTTTAGAGTCAGCTAATGAACTGTTCAATATGATTGAAGATGAAAAGACACATATATATCTATGTGGATTAAAGGGTATGGAACCAGGAATAGATGAAGCAATGACTAAGGCAGCAGAAGAAAAAGGATTGAACTGGTCAGAATTAAGACCTCAACTAAAAAAAGCAGGAAGATGGCACGTAGAAACTTACTAA
- the zwf gene encoding glucose-6-phosphate dehydrogenase: MPSTLRNPLRLGLRQERVISPQCLVIFGASGDLTHRKLIPALFELYLQRRIPSEFGIVGCARRPWTDNDFREKMKVKLSNQIYGKEREWDQFSNYLFYEPVDLQQSDHVVRLSRRLNEIDKTQATHGNRTFYLSVSPNFYASGCKALKGAGLLEDPKKSRLVIEKPFGRDYSSAKKLNKIVQSCAEESQIYRIDHYLGKETVQNILVLRFANTIFEPIWNRNYISSVQITSSETVGVEDRAGYYESSGALRDMLQNHMTQMLAVTAMEPPGKFEPEAIRNEKAKVLQASKLADENEPWNCCIRGQYGEGGNISNRLKGYRQEDGVNSNSTTETYIATKVFVDNWRWQGVPFYLRTGKRLPKRLGEIVLTFKDVPVHLFESTIINPAPNQLILRIQPNEGATFKFEVKSPGSGMKSRPVEMEFSYDESFGEPSDEGYVRLLADAMLSDPTLFTRSDEVEAAWKLYTPLIELMDNSPWKLPIYNYESMTWGPPESDQLISKDNIFWRRP, from the coding sequence ATGCCTTCAACTTTAAGGAATCCTCTAAGATTAGGTTTGCGGCAGGAAAGAGTTATATCTCCACAATGTTTAGTAATTTTTGGCGCTAGTGGAGACCTTACTCATAGAAAATTAATACCAGCCTTATTTGAACTCTATTTGCAAAGAAGAATTCCTAGTGAATTTGGAATAGTTGGTTGTGCGAGAAGACCTTGGACTGATAATGATTTTAGAGAAAAGATGAAAGTAAAGTTATCAAATCAAATATATGGTAAAGAAAGGGAGTGGGATCAATTTTCTAATTATCTTTTCTATGAACCAGTTGACCTACAACAAAGTGATCATGTCGTAAGGCTTTCTAGAAGATTAAATGAAATTGATAAAACACAAGCTACTCATGGGAATAGAACATTTTATTTATCAGTATCTCCAAATTTCTATGCAAGTGGATGTAAAGCTCTTAAAGGGGCTGGTCTTTTAGAAGACCCTAAGAAAAGTCGTTTAGTAATTGAAAAACCTTTTGGAAGAGATTATTCAAGTGCAAAAAAATTGAATAAGATCGTTCAAAGTTGCGCTGAAGAAAGTCAGATTTATAGGATTGATCATTATTTAGGTAAAGAGACGGTTCAGAATATTCTTGTTTTGAGGTTTGCTAACACTATCTTTGAACCAATCTGGAATAGGAATTATATATCAAGTGTTCAAATTACTTCATCTGAAACAGTTGGTGTTGAAGATAGAGCAGGTTATTACGAAAGCTCTGGTGCTTTACGGGATATGCTTCAAAATCATATGACTCAAATGCTTGCAGTTACTGCAATGGAACCTCCCGGAAAATTTGAACCAGAAGCAATAAGAAATGAAAAAGCTAAGGTTCTTCAAGCTTCAAAACTTGCTGACGAAAATGAACCGTGGAATTGTTGTATAAGAGGTCAATATGGAGAGGGAGGGAATATTTCAAATCGACTCAAAGGATATAGGCAGGAAGATGGTGTTAATAGTAATAGCACAACAGAAACTTATATTGCGACAAAAGTTTTCGTGGATAACTGGCGTTGGCAAGGGGTTCCTTTTTATTTGAGAACAGGTAAAAGACTTCCTAAAAGATTGGGAGAAATAGTCTTGACTTTTAAAGATGTTCCTGTTCATTTATTTGAATCAACAATAATAAATCCTGCCCCAAATCAACTTATCCTTAGAATTCAGCCAAATGAAGGTGCTACTTTCAAATTTGAGGTAAAATCTCCTGGTTCTGGAATGAAATCAAGACCTGTTGAGATGGAATTCTCTTATGATGAATCGTTTGGAGAACCCTCTGATGAAGGCTATGTAAGATTATTAGCTGATGCGATGCTTTCTGACCCAACCTTATTTACTCGAAGTGATGAAGTTGAGGCAGCCTGGAAACTGTATACGCCATTAATTGAATTGATGGATAATTCTCCTTGGAAGTTACCTATTTATAATTATGAATCTATGACGTGGGGTCCTCCAGAATCTGATCAATTAATTTCAAAAGATAATATTTTCTGGCGTAGACCTTAA
- a CDS encoding glucose-6-phosphate dehydrogenase assembly protein OpcA has translation MKPQLTLQTPLELPYQEISNYLNKLWISEDKDNSGANTFTLMVWQPAWLEQCLVQKGLVNGPITGNLSPEIIEVAKKFILDQGLPITTSLNSEELLNLLKENLSNKDFEDLRGQFFESSISTLNPRRLITLAPTLNKNSDVKTFVSAYCPLSDMPAMQTICGDLVVIRGDSASISNKGLKIIDELSIAELPSWLWWNGSLDESPEIFEYFTNSGQRLIIDTALGSPARCLKVLDQLNKSNKAINDLNWVRLKNWRESLAMIFDPPSRRPILDHITDIDIDIAGDHMIQALFLISWISDKLGWSFLRVERDTDSTKIEFERINGEKISATINPLSLGNPSIHLGQVIGLRLISKISEVQKNNTCVILGCESVECMRLEAGGMANMELIEQVVPNSFSTSEYDVSKLLGSSRGNTSPLFENSIKIALQIFNGFKN, from the coding sequence ATGAAACCTCAACTAACACTCCAAACCCCTTTAGAGCTGCCTTATCAGGAAATTTCTAACTACCTTAATAAATTATGGATTTCAGAAGATAAAGATAATAGTGGAGCTAATACTTTTACATTAATGGTCTGGCAGCCTGCTTGGCTAGAACAATGTTTGGTTCAAAAAGGATTAGTAAATGGACCAATTACTGGAAATTTAAGTCCAGAGATAATTGAAGTTGCTAAAAAATTTATATTAGATCAAGGACTTCCTATCACTACTTCGCTCAATAGTGAAGAATTATTGAATTTGTTAAAGGAAAATTTATCTAATAAAGATTTTGAAGATTTAAGAGGACAATTTTTTGAATCATCAATAAGTACATTGAATCCAAGAAGATTAATAACTCTAGCGCCAACATTAAATAAAAATTCAGATGTCAAAACTTTTGTATCCGCCTACTGTCCTTTAAGTGATATGCCAGCTATGCAAACTATATGTGGGGATTTAGTTGTTATTAGGGGGGACTCGGCTTCAATATCTAATAAAGGATTAAAAATAATTGATGAATTATCTATTGCTGAATTACCTTCATGGTTGTGGTGGAATGGAAGCTTGGATGAATCGCCTGAAATCTTCGAGTATTTCACTAATTCTGGCCAAAGGTTAATAATTGATACTGCTCTTGGATCGCCTGCAAGATGTTTAAAAGTTTTAGATCAATTAAATAAGTCCAATAAAGCTATTAATGATTTGAATTGGGTTAGATTGAAAAATTGGAGGGAATCATTGGCAATGATTTTTGATCCGCCTTCGAGGAGACCAATTTTAGATCATATTACTGATATTGACATTGATATTGCAGGAGATCATATGATTCAAGCTTTGTTTTTGATTTCATGGATTAGCGATAAACTTGGTTGGTCTTTCCTAAGAGTTGAAAGGGATACCGACTCAACAAAAATAGAGTTTGAAAGAATTAATGGCGAAAAAATTTCTGCAACAATTAATCCCTTATCTTTGGGAAATCCAAGTATTCATTTAGGACAAGTTATTGGATTGAGGCTGATTTCAAAAATTAGTGAGGTTCAAAAAAATAACACTTGTGTAATACTTGGCTGTGAATCAGTGGAATGCATGAGACTTGAAGCAGGGGGAATGGCAAATATGGAATTAATAGAACAAGTTGTTCCAAATTCTTTTTCTACATCAGAGTATGATGTTAGTAAATTATTGGGAAGTAGTAGAGGAAATACAAGTCCTCTTTTTGAAAATTCTATTAAAATAGCCCTTCAAATATTTAATGGTTTTAAAAACTAA
- a CDS encoding cobyrinate a,c-diamide synthase, which yields MPCVISSPSTDSGKTTLSLLLSCWAFSKGIKIQTFKVGPDYLDQQQLSSIGQPICRNLDIFLSGEEWVQESFFKHSLKYEFSLIEGAMGLFDGLGPTTYSSTANISKLLNAPIIFIVNARGQVASLLATIRGFRDFDSELSIVGIIFNNVNSDRHKKLIKEVFKNEDFEILGFLPSDSKITLNKANLGLISPIDNGKEIDVEYFANFAERNLDVFSLIKFLKSPQKKILNSVNFKDFKIDKTKPIAIAEDKIFHFQYPETKEFLSEIGIPLISWSIYDDEEIPNEASSLIIPGGFPEKYADHISNSTKSLNSLRKFRKNGFIYAECGGMMILGDFIKDENGNNHKMSGILPFRSKKSKLSVGYRYIQGLKDTPMIKRNQLIRGHEFHYWEIENNLSEPDFGKAEHQKKLSSPWKIKSWKTEYKNEGFFDEKLHASWIHLHLPSSPELAKNFIDTTQITFSKHS from the coding sequence ATGCCTTGTGTAATATCTTCTCCTTCAACTGATAGTGGAAAAACTACTTTATCTCTTTTGCTATCTTGTTGGGCGTTCTCAAAAGGTATAAAGATACAAACTTTCAAAGTTGGCCCAGATTATCTTGATCAACAACAACTTAGTTCGATTGGCCAGCCTATTTGTAGAAATTTAGATATTTTTTTAAGTGGTGAGGAATGGGTTCAAGAAAGTTTTTTTAAACATTCTTTGAAATATGAATTCTCATTAATTGAAGGAGCGATGGGTCTATTTGATGGATTAGGTCCAACAACTTATTCCAGCACAGCAAATATCTCTAAACTTCTCAATGCTCCAATAATTTTTATTGTTAATGCTAGAGGTCAAGTAGCTTCTCTTTTAGCGACAATTAGAGGTTTTAGAGATTTCGATAGTGAGTTGTCAATAGTAGGAATTATATTTAACAACGTTAATTCAGATAGACATAAAAAATTAATAAAAGAAGTTTTTAAAAATGAAGACTTCGAAATTCTTGGTTTTTTACCATCTGATTCAAAAATAACTTTAAACAAAGCTAATTTAGGTTTAATATCTCCAATCGATAATGGAAAAGAAATTGATGTTGAATACTTTGCGAATTTTGCCGAAAGAAATCTTGATGTATTTTCCCTTATTAAATTCCTGAAATCTCCTCAAAAGAAAATATTAAATTCTGTTAATTTTAAAGATTTTAAAATTGATAAAACTAAACCTATCGCAATTGCAGAAGATAAAATCTTTCATTTTCAATACCCTGAAACTAAGGAGTTTTTGAGTGAAATAGGCATACCATTGATTTCATGGAGTATTTATGATGATGAAGAAATACCTAATGAGGCTTCTTCTTTAATTATTCCTGGGGGGTTTCCTGAAAAATATGCTGATCATATAAGTAACTCTACAAAAAGCTTAAATTCGTTAAGGAAATTCCGCAAAAATGGATTTATATATGCAGAGTGCGGAGGGATGATGATTTTAGGAGACTTTATAAAAGATGAAAATGGTAATAATCATAAAATGAGTGGCATACTCCCTTTTAGATCAAAGAAAAGTAAACTTTCAGTAGGTTATAGATACATTCAGGGTTTAAAAGATACTCCGATGATTAAACGAAATCAATTAATTAGAGGACATGAATTTCATTATTGGGAAATTGAAAATAATTTATCTGAACCTGATTTTGGAAAAGCTGAGCATCAAAAGAAACTTTCTTCCCCATGGAAAATTAAATCTTGGAAAACCGAATACAAAAATGAAGGCTTTTTTGATGAAAAATTACATGCAAGTTGGATTCACTTACATTTGCCAAGTTCTCCAGAACTCGCAAAAAACTTTATAGATACCACCCAAATTACTTTTTCAAAGCATTCTTAA
- a CDS encoding divergent PAP2 family protein, with protein sequence MSDFFSFFNNSVLFWSLLSCLLAQFFKIVFNFLSTGEIRFGIMFETGGMPSSHSALITGATSGIGYELGFDSSIFALSVAVALIIMYDASGVRKSAGIQAAEINKLSKKLEPQSELLLKETLGHTKIEVLVGSFLGPLITLPGMFFLGSPLKIFDLITN encoded by the coding sequence ATGTCTGATTTTTTTTCTTTTTTTAATAATTCAGTTCTTTTCTGGAGCCTATTATCCTGTTTGCTAGCTCAATTTTTTAAAATTGTATTCAATTTCCTTTCAACTGGAGAGATAAGATTTGGGATTATGTTCGAGACGGGTGGTATGCCCTCAAGTCATTCCGCCTTAATAACTGGTGCTACATCTGGTATAGGTTATGAATTAGGATTTGATAGCTCAATATTCGCATTATCAGTTGCGGTAGCACTTATAATTATGTATGACGCTAGTGGTGTTCGAAAATCAGCTGGAATTCAAGCTGCAGAAATTAATAAACTATCAAAAAAATTAGAACCTCAATCTGAATTACTGTTAAAAGAAACCCTGGGTCATACAAAAATTGAGGTCTTGGTGGGGAGTTTTTTAGGACCATTAATCACTTTGCCTGGAATGTTTTTTTTAGGTTCACCTCTCAAAATATTTGATTTGATAACAAATTAA
- the crtE gene encoding geranylgeranyl diphosphate synthase CrtE yields the protein MTEVINSISDFEKYLKNTKKVVEEALDFSLGPENPEILRESMRYSLLAGGKRIRPILCLASCSLAGGEPSLAVPTAVAIEMIHTMSLIHDDLPAMDNDDLRRGRPTNHKVYGDAIAILAGDALLTRAFEMVSLRSPGVDPNRLLNVVGELSLVAGAPGLVGGQVVDLECEGKEVDLETLEYIHLHKTGALLKACVRTGAMIAGANEKLLQALTTYAEGIGLAFQIIDDILDLTSSSEKLGKTAGKDLLADKTTYPKLLGMEESKKRAFDLVEKAKKAIQPWGADAKYLISLADFITNRDR from the coding sequence ATGACTGAAGTTATAAATAGCATTTCTGATTTTGAAAAATATCTTAAAAACACTAAAAAAGTTGTAGAAGAAGCACTTGATTTTTCCTTGGGCCCTGAGAATCCAGAAATATTGAGAGAGTCAATGAGATATTCCCTCTTAGCTGGAGGGAAAAGAATACGTCCAATTTTATGTTTAGCATCTTGCTCACTGGCTGGAGGAGAACCATCTCTTGCAGTTCCTACTGCGGTAGCAATAGAAATGATCCATACAATGTCCTTGATTCATGATGATCTACCCGCCATGGATAATGATGACTTGAGGAGAGGTAGGCCGACAAATCATAAAGTATACGGAGATGCAATAGCTATTCTTGCAGGCGACGCTTTATTAACAAGGGCCTTTGAAATGGTCTCTTTAAGAAGCCCTGGAGTCGATCCAAATAGATTATTAAATGTAGTTGGAGAATTATCCCTAGTTGCTGGTGCACCAGGCCTAGTAGGGGGACAAGTTGTTGATTTGGAATGCGAAGGTAAAGAAGTCGACCTTGAAACTCTCGAATATATTCATCTTCACAAGACTGGGGCTTTATTAAAGGCCTGCGTAAGAACAGGCGCGATGATCGCAGGAGCTAACGAAAAACTATTACAAGCTCTGACTACATATGCAGAGGGAATTGGTTTAGCCTTCCAAATAATAGATGATATTCTTGATTTAACTTCCAGCAGTGAAAAGCTTGGGAAAACTGCCGGCAAAGATCTTTTAGCTGACAAAACTACTTACCCTAAATTACTTGGAATGGAGGAGTCAAAGAAAAGAGCATTTGATTTAGTTGAAAAAGCAAAAAAAGCAATACAACCTTGGGGTGCAGATGCAAAGTATTTAATATCATTAGCCGACTTTATTACAAATAGAGACAGATAA
- the folD gene encoding bifunctional methylenetetrahydrofolate dehydrogenase/methenyltetrahydrofolate cyclohydrolase FolD: MSLKLDGKKLSLEIEERLTDYISSNKKIAKRAPGLAVIRIGEDPASGVYVNNKEKACSRIGIKSFIFHLKDNVEQKEVEQLIIKLNSDKDIDGMLLQLPIPKKFDEQKLISHINPSKDVDGLNEVNIGKLVKNEPAMRSCTPAGIINLLRSQNIAIEGKKIVVIGRSLLVGKPLSLMLLNLNSTVTITHSKTLNLNKVCKEADILIAAAGKPNLVDSSFVKEGAIIIDVGIHRLKSLDKNKTRLCGDVLLEDVISKVFAYTPVPGGVGPMTVTMLLVNTIFSWQKQFGLSSTLNDLLP, encoded by the coding sequence ATGTCATTAAAATTAGACGGTAAAAAATTATCTCTTGAAATCGAAGAAAGATTAACTGATTATATCTCCAGTAATAAAAAAATTGCAAAAAGAGCTCCCGGTTTAGCTGTAATAAGGATAGGTGAAGACCCTGCAAGTGGTGTTTACGTTAATAATAAGGAAAAAGCATGTTCAAGGATTGGAATAAAGAGCTTTATCTTTCATCTAAAAGATAATGTAGAGCAAAAAGAAGTTGAACAATTAATAATCAAACTTAATTCTGATAAGGATATTGATGGCATGTTACTACAACTTCCCATCCCAAAGAAGTTTGACGAGCAAAAACTGATCAGCCATATTAATCCAAGCAAAGATGTAGATGGACTAAATGAGGTAAACATCGGCAAACTAGTGAAAAATGAGCCTGCGATGAGATCATGCACGCCAGCAGGAATTATTAATTTATTGAGATCCCAAAATATTGCAATTGAAGGGAAGAAAATTGTTGTCATAGGAAGAAGTTTGCTTGTTGGGAAACCCCTATCACTTATGTTATTGAATCTAAATAGCACGGTAACAATTACTCACTCTAAAACATTAAATTTGAATAAAGTTTGTAAAGAAGCCGACATTCTAATTGCGGCTGCAGGAAAACCCAATCTTGTAGATTCCAGTTTTGTGAAAGAAGGAGCAATAATTATTGATGTTGGGATACATAGATTAAAAAGTTTAGATAAAAATAAAACTAGATTATGCGGCGATGTATTATTAGAAGATGTAATTTCTAAAGTTTTTGCTTACACACCTGTACCAGGAGGAGTTGGACCAATGACAGTAACAATGTTACTTGTAAATACTATTTTTAGCTGGCAAAAACAATTTGGTTTATCATCAACACTTAATGACCTTTTGCCATAA